A genomic stretch from Falco cherrug isolate bFalChe1 chromosome 3, bFalChe1.pri, whole genome shotgun sequence includes:
- the C3H8orf76 gene encoding uncharacterized protein C8orf76 homolog, producing MEPLGGWQFEDSLFAPSRERDPGGGAALPSGAKRCEPCWFCGEADGGEGDGGLTASKFRADWAYRRREFEKALCEYSNCLLLLPASNIAMRRDVQEGQARCLSRLGRHKEALDIAEKMRNGATNTDHLMTVLSLQFAIYQGLENVEKKITCLQQLICLHPFNPWYWKLLAEAYMGLLQSFSPLVIPETNLNQSEEVSVSDSSFKTPTAREINLQLHSSDSQKEGPRSSLATETKGQNAVTCSSSQAVKELCASEESEKTDEGKHAVSESWEQNMSKKVGIKACASFIRARLLLQLTQLQQSSFVLENNRKGQKEIDDKVAQLGFRENSLLLMTKVMGQDIIPEKLKEEFQGEVKCIGPSALSSLVTASATEFENKWFSNLQDHLCHFNRQFCSDIYLPPSVT from the exons ACTCCCTCTTCGCCCCGAGCCGGGAGCGGGacccgggcggcggggccgcgctgccGAGCGGCGCCAAGCGCTGCGAGCCTTGC TGGTTTTGCGGCGAGGCGGACGGCGGGGAAGGCGACGGCGGGCTGACGGCCAGCAAGTTCCGGGCGGACTGGGCCTACCGGCGGCGGGAGTTTGAG AAAGCCCTGTGTGAATACTCAAACTGCTTGCTACTCTTACCTGCCAGTAACATTGCAATGAGACGAGATGTCCAGGAGGGCCAGGCTCGGTGTTTATCTCGCTTAGGAAGGCACAAGGAAGCTCTGGATATTGCAGAAAAAATG AGAAATGGTGCTACTAACACAGATCACTTAATGACGGTTCTCAGCCTGCAGTTCGCAATTTACCAGGGTCTGGAAAACGTAGAAAAAAAGATCACgtgtctgcagcagctgatCTGCTTACATCCTTTCAACCCTTGGTACTGGAAGTTACTTGCTGAAGCTTATATGGGCCTTTTACAAAGTTTTTCTCCATTAGTCATTCCAGAAACAAATCTAAATCAGTCTGAAGAGGTTAGTGTCAGTGATAGTAGTTTCAAAACACCAACTGCAAGAGAGATTAATTTGCAGCTTCACAGTTCAGACAGCCAGAAAGAAGGCCCTCGGTCCAGCCTTGCTACAGAAACAAAGGGGCAGAATGCAGTGACTTGTAGCAGCAGCCAAGCTGTGAAAGAACTCTGCGCTTcagaagaatcagaaaagacAGACGAAGGGAAACACGCAGTTTCTGAGTCCTGGGAGCAGAACATGTCAAAAAAAGTTGGGATAAAGGCATGTGCCTCATTTATTAGAGCAAG GCTTTTACTTCAGCTTACCCAGTTGCAACAGTCGTCCTTCGTGCTAGAGAATaacagaaaaggacaaaaagaaattgaTGACAAAGTGGCACAACTTGGTTTCCGTGAAAATTCCTTGCTGTTGATGACCAAG GTTATGGGGCAGGATATTATACCAGAAAAACTGAAGGAGGAATTTCAAGGTGAGGTAAAGTGCATAGGCCCTTCAGCACTGTCATCATTGGTAACTGCATCAGCCAcagaatttgaaaacaaatggttCAGTAATCTCCAAGATCATTTATGTCACTTCAACAGACAATTCTGTTCAGATATATATCTCCCACCATCAGTAACTTAA